The Stigmatella erecta DNA window GCGAGCAGCTCCGCCCGGTCATGGTGGCTCGTGTCCGGCTGGATGGGGGCGATGTAGCGGAAGCTCCGGGCCCCGTTGTCCGAGCGGAACAGGGAGAGGCCCCGCCGCTCCACCCCCGCTTGTTGGAGCGCCAGGAGCCAGACCGGCTCCCGTCCCGCCCCGAGGTCAATACGGACCCCATGCCGCTGCGCTGGCAGGGTCAACGCGTTGCCTGCACCCACCGAAATCAAGGGCGTCCCGCTCGCGAGCAGTACCGTCGCGAGCAGCGCCGTGGCCGTTCCAACCATTCCTGTGTCCCCTCCCCATTGTACTTCGGGAGGAACCTAAGAATGGAGGAGCAAGACGGACAACAGAGGTGCTGTCGTTCAGCATGCCGAAAAGTCGGCCACATAACGACAGCCACCTACCCCGGGACAGAAGGGGGTACCGGGCTTAGCGGCCTGCGTCATTCGCGGGGACGCCCGCGTCGGTGGGGCCGGGGGTGCCGGCATCCGAGGCCCCGGGGGTGCCCGCGCGGGTGGCGCGCTCGATCTTGGGCGGGGGGTTGATGAGGGTGAAGGACTGGAGGAACGCGTCCACGCTGGGCGAGGGAATGCCGGGGTTGTAGACGCCCAGGAGGGTGTAGAGGCGGGGCCCGACGAGGTAGGTGCGCACGCGCACGTCGCCGCGGTCCGAGCCCATGATGAAGGCCTTGCCCGGGTAGCCATCCAGGGTGATGGGCTCCTCGCTCTTGAGCGTGCCCTTGACCTGGTTGATGAGCGCGTCCCGGCCGTCGCTGTTGAGCAGGGCCTCGGGGGAGCGGGCCGCCACGAACTTCACCGGGTACTCATAGGTGAGCAGGGAGTAGGTGATGCCGTCGATCTCGCTGCTCAGGGTCTCGATGAGGATGTCGCCCGAGGGGATGGTGATCTTGTTGCTGGTGGACTGGGGCGAGCCCGGCATCTGCACGGTGAAGCCCTTGTCCGGGCCTCCCACGGTCTGGATCTGAGGGGCAGGGGCCGGGGTGGCGGCCGCGGAGGCGTTCTCCTCGGGCAGCTCCTCGACGGTGGAGGAGCCTCCCGCCTGGGCAGGCGCTGCTTTCTGCTGGCCGGTCGCACAGGCGACGGCAACCAGCGAGAGGACGGCGAAGGCGGCGAGGAGGCGGGACTTCAGGCGCATGTACGCTTCCTTGGAAAAGGAGGGGAAAGGGTCCCGAAGGACCCAACAACGAGACGAAGGCAGGAGACTACCCGGCTTCTTGACGCGCCGTTTCCCATTTCGACACGAAGATGTGTCGTGCGCTCAACGGTCCCCGGCCCTCAGGGGCAGCGGGTGATGAGGGTGGCCGGGTTGCCGGTGTTGCGCGCGTCGTGCTGGTACTTCGGCCAGGGGGCATCCGGGTCCAAGCCAGGGCTGTCGACGATGAACGCGTGGATCTTGGTCTCCGCCGTCACGTACAGGACGCCTACGCGGGCGTTCACCACGGCCTGGCCCGATGGATCGCGGAGGCAGTCGAGGGTCGGCGAGATGTTCGTTCCGTCACCCGCCCCCGACTCGATCTTAGTACCCCACAACGGTGTCAGAGGTGTCGCCGAACTGGGCATCCAAGCTCTCACTTCACCATCGGTATTCACCGTGTAGAGGTTCCCACCACGGCCTATAACCGGGGCGCCCCTCAGAATACCCACCCCCGAACTGACCACTGCCGAAGGGGTTCCAGTCCCCAGTTGAAGGGAGCGGAGGTCTTTGCTCGAACTGGTCTCCGCGCCGAAATACGCGGTCTCGCTGCCACCAATCGAAAAGTTAAACACGCGCGATCCGCCGCTCGTGGGGTAGAGCGGCTCCACACTGCCGCCATTCACAGATATTTTAGAAAAACTCCCCTGCGAAGGAGCGCTATCGGTTCCTACTCCAACGTAAACAGTTTCACTCACAATCGCCAAGGCAGGAACGGCCACTGGAAAACTCTGTGGCCACCCCGGCCGGGGCGTGTTGCTTTCGGTTGAAATATCATAGCTGGTGAGCGCGGACTCCGAAGTCCCATAGAAGACGCTCCCACCCTTCAACACCACAGCTCCCGCGATGCCGCGAGGAATCGAGGTAGTGGCGGTGTCGATACATTCAAGCCCTGTAGCATCAGGACGAATGCGCACAATGCGTGCCTGCGGAGAGCTGTTGTAGATAATAACCGCTGTCTCCACCTCTCCAGTCGCCCCGCTCCCTCCCACTCTCCCCACTGCAATCGCGCTCGGAATGTCCACGCCTCCGGCGTAAGTGCATTTGAACTTTTCTGTGCCGTCGTTTCTAAGCGCGTAAAGCAATGAATTACTGGCACTTCTTGCGGCAACATAGACATACTCCTCGTTGCCACGCAGCTCGCCTACTGCAGGGCTTCCTTTCACATCTCCTGAAGGGACAACCCATTTCCTCGTCCCTGCCCCATCAACTCCATACGCTTTCCCAGTTCTATTGCCTGAGTTCGTTCCGAAGTAGATGAGCCCTTGGTTGCCAAGCGCAGGGGTCCCTTCAATGCGCCCATCGGCTTCGAAG harbors:
- a CDS encoding PQQ-binding-like beta-propeller repeat protein is translated as MWRKLLSTAFLMGALAACTEFEGKPCVADDECGPNGVCEPINGEGFCRKKPDIVDPSECTDECLPYQVCTTEGCQQRFSALTLKEPANGASLNGGTIPIIAELTEKYVTEAQWPVLAFTATKKDGSPAGSIGTPTRNGNQYTALWTVPNLDEEVTVTVAYTEAGLSATAIVDVDTVAPSFTIGSSNPTVRAPGSVGVQAEQKEPTAGYESAFRRDEIVTVTVSSNDDTVTQAQLIVVGIGPEGTPGRTEAPVTVDMQRRTSCPGGQPVCGEKAVDLSVPEMSGFRGAMVFRAKGQDRAGNEGQSAELPLRVTRWKWAFEADGRIEGTPALGNQGLIYFGTNSGNRTGKAYGVDGAGTRKWVVPSGDVKGSPAVGELRGNEEYVYVAARSASNSLLYALRNDGTEKFKCTYAGGVDIPSAIAVGRVGGSGATGEVETAVIIYNSSPQARIVRIRPDATGLECIDTATTSIPRGIAGAVVLKGGSVFYGTSESALTSYDISTESNTPRPGWPQSFPVAVPALAIVSETVYVGVGTDSAPSQGSFSKISVNGGSVEPLYPTSGGSRVFNFSIGGSETAYFGAETSSSKDLRSLQLGTGTPSAVVSSGVGILRGAPVIGRGGNLYTVNTDGEVRAWMPSSATPLTPLWGTKIESGAGDGTNISPTLDCLRDPSGQAVVNARVGVLYVTAETKIHAFIVDSPGLDPDAPWPKYQHDARNTGNPATLITRCP